The Persephonella atlantica genome includes a window with the following:
- a CDS encoding F0F1 ATP synthase subunit gamma — protein sequence MKSTKEIELKIKKFEDIGKIVLSMKSIASLNVQKAQHLINGIRDFEEEIVKGVQKVLSFFPEVQLSFKKGKKTVIVYGSDQGLCGLFNEKIGKDIQERFKDDKELEGFIVVGKKLDDVITGKKLKTFQAPVDYESIYSYASELIEFISELYVSGIINEIYVAYNQFMGIGKYRPVLKKVIPFEIERKAVYRFPPITDIEPEAILSNLIIEYIFAHIYRSYLESFLSENGVRLMNMNNASKSIEKSINRLEVEKNYYRQEEITDEIQEIISAYKVLVGEK from the coding sequence ATGAAATCAACAAAAGAGATAGAGCTTAAGATAAAAAAGTTTGAAGATATCGGAAAGATAGTCCTTTCCATGAAATCTATTGCATCTCTTAATGTTCAGAAAGCACAGCACCTTATAAATGGAATAAGGGATTTTGAAGAAGAGATAGTAAAGGGAGTTCAAAAAGTTCTTTCTTTCTTTCCAGAAGTTCAGCTGTCTTTCAAAAAAGGAAAAAAGACTGTTATTGTTTACGGTTCTGACCAGGGGCTGTGTGGTCTTTTTAACGAGAAAATAGGAAAAGATATACAGGAAAGGTTTAAAGATGATAAAGAACTTGAAGGTTTTATCGTTGTGGGAAAAAAGCTTGATGATGTGATTACAGGCAAAAAACTGAAGACATTTCAGGCTCCTGTTGATTATGAGTCTATATACTCGTATGCAAGTGAGCTTATTGAGTTTATATCAGAGCTGTATGTATCAGGAATTATAAACGAGATATACGTTGCTTATAACCAGTTTATGGGAATTGGGAAATACAGACCTGTGCTGAAAAAGGTTATTCCCTTTGAGATAGAGAGGAAGGCTGTTTATAGATTTCCTCCTATTACTGATATAGAACCGGAAGCTATACTTTCAAACCTTATAATAGAGTATATTTTTGCCCATATTTACCGTTCATATCTTGAGTCTTTCCTTTCAGAAAACGGCGTAAGACTGATGAATATGAACAATGCATCAAAGTCTATAGAAAAAAGCATAAACAGATTGGAGGTTGAGAAAAATTACTACAGACAGGAAGAGATTACAGATGAGATACAGGAAATAATTTCTGCATATAAGGTTCTGGTAGGTGAAAAATGA
- a CDS encoding F0F1 ATP synthase subunit alpha, whose product MRLDDGIEAFRKALKETVESYQLKPVIVEQGIVESVEEGIAVISGLPNAMFYEVVKFKDSQKGIVIDIGEDKITAVILEKDVNVELNTPVYRTGYIVSVPVSEKLLGRMIDPLGKPLDGKPPVETTTYYPVERDAPQLFDRDFVKEQLYTGIKVIDSMFPIGKGQRELILGDPSTGKTSIALDTILNQKDKDVICIYVSIGQRKQSVLDVYTTLKKYDALKYTVVVCATSDQYPGLQFLAPYSATAIGEYFLDRGKDVLIVYDDLTKHAFAYQSLSLLLKRPPGREAFPGDIFYIHSRLLERACKVKDGGSITALPIVETQAGRISSYIPTNVISITDGQIYLDTGLFNINQRPAIDVGKSVSRIGGKTQIPALKEVAEFLRLYYAQFLEVEIFTKLGVKVFGETAQIIRRGKRLRELLKQPKQKHYQVEEQVVIFFLLNEGYFDSIPEDQVNDRADFVIKRLKESYPEVLKDIKVSKVLTKESKEKIRTVAEGL is encoded by the coding sequence TTGAGACTTGATGACGGTATAGAGGCTTTTAGAAAGGCTCTAAAGGAAACAGTTGAAAGTTATCAGCTAAAGCCGGTTATTGTTGAACAGGGTATAGTTGAATCTGTAGAAGAGGGAATAGCGGTAATATCAGGTCTTCCCAATGCTATGTTTTACGAAGTTGTAAAGTTTAAAGACAGTCAGAAAGGAATAGTAATAGATATCGGAGAAGATAAGATTACAGCTGTAATACTGGAAAAAGATGTAAATGTAGAGCTTAACACACCTGTTTATAGGACAGGATATATTGTTTCTGTTCCTGTTTCTGAGAAACTCCTTGGGAGGATGATTGATCCACTGGGCAAACCCCTTGATGGTAAACCTCCTGTAGAAACAACAACATACTATCCTGTTGAGAGGGATGCTCCACAGCTTTTTGACAGAGATTTTGTGAAAGAGCAGCTTTACACAGGGATAAAGGTTATTGACTCTATGTTTCCTATCGGAAAGGGACAGAGAGAGCTGATATTGGGAGACCCATCAACAGGAAAAACATCTATCGCTCTGGATACGATACTCAACCAGAAGGATAAAGATGTTATATGCATATATGTATCTATCGGTCAGAGAAAGCAGTCTGTGCTTGATGTTTATACAACCCTCAAAAAGTACGATGCCCTGAAATATACTGTTGTTGTTTGTGCAACTTCTGATCAATATCCAGGACTGCAGTTTTTAGCTCCTTACTCTGCAACAGCTATAGGTGAGTACTTTCTGGACAGAGGAAAGGATGTTCTCATCGTTTATGACGACCTTACAAAGCATGCGTTTGCATACCAGTCCCTTTCCCTTCTTTTGAAAAGGCCTCCTGGAAGGGAAGCATTTCCGGGTGATATATTTTATATACACTCAAGACTTCTTGAAAGGGCATGTAAAGTAAAGGATGGAGGCTCCATAACAGCACTGCCTATAGTGGAAACGCAGGCAGGAAGGATATCTTCTTACATTCCAACAAACGTCATATCCATCACAGATGGACAGATATATCTTGACACTGGACTTTTCAATATTAATCAAAGGCCTGCCATTGATGTAGGAAAATCTGTATCAAGAATTGGAGGAAAGACACAGATTCCTGCATTGAAAGAGGTGGCAGAATTTCTCAGACTTTATTATGCTCAGTTTCTTGAAGTGGAGATATTTACAAAGTTAGGGGTTAAAGTTTTTGGGGAAACAGCTCAGATTATAAGAAGGGGAAAAAGGTTAAGAGAACTGTTAAAACAGCCTAAACAGAAGCATTATCAGGTTGAAGAGCAGGTTGTTATATTTTTCCTTCTGAATGAGGGATACTTTGACAGCATTCCAGAAGACCAGGTAAACGACAGGGCAGATTTTGTTATTAAAAGGCTTAAAGAGTCCTATCCAGAAGTGTTAAAAGATATTAAAGTTTCAAAAGTTCTGACAAAGGAAAGTAAGGAAAAAATAAGAACTGTTGCAGAAGGGTTATGA
- a CDS encoding F0F1 ATP synthase subunit delta, producing MKFDVLTYIFEIVNFFVLLWILKKLLYNPVISVLKKRKNYIDQKIREAEEAQSKVEKLKQEYQQLLKEIEETRKSKIAQITKEVQQEKERLYEEMKKELDAQRQKFLDSLEAEKREVLNQLKEETVRYSLAFVSKLLSQLSDKNLHTRLFKLAMEGIRSINPEEIDNISDELKERNVITVETAYPLTEKDLQKLKDVVKNIFGVDVVVKTEERKELIAGVKIHIASKMIDSSLEGQISVYENLLRRKIET from the coding sequence ATGAAGTTTGATGTTCTTACCTACATATTTGAGATAGTGAACTTCTTTGTTCTGTTGTGGATACTGAAAAAGCTTCTGTACAATCCAGTAATATCTGTTTTAAAAAAGAGAAAAAATTATATAGACCAGAAGATTAGAGAGGCTGAAGAGGCACAGTCAAAAGTAGAAAAGCTAAAACAGGAATACCAGCAGCTTCTGAAAGAGATAGAAGAAACCAGAAAATCAAAAATAGCCCAGATAACAAAAGAAGTTCAGCAGGAAAAGGAAAGGCTTTATGAAGAGATGAAAAAGGAACTTGATGCCCAGAGACAGAAATTTTTAGATTCCCTTGAAGCTGAAAAAAGGGAGGTTTTAAATCAGCTGAAGGAAGAAACTGTGAGGTACTCCCTTGCCTTTGTGAGCAAGCTTCTATCACAGCTTTCAGATAAAAATCTGCATACCAGACTGTTTAAACTGGCTATGGAAGGCATAAGGAGTATAAATCCTGAAGAGATAGACAATATATCTGATGAGCTCAAAGAAAGAAATGTTATAACAGTGGAAACAGCATACCCTTTAACAGAAAAGGATTTGCAGAAGCTAAAAGATGTTGTAAAAAACATATTTGGCGTTGACGTTGTTGTAAAGACAGAGGAGAGAAAAGAGCTTATCGCAGGGGTCAAGATACATATAGCATCAAAAATGATTGACTCTTCTCTTGAAGGTCAGATATCTGTTTACGAAAACCTTTTGAGGAGAAAAATTGAGACTTGA
- the atpE gene encoding ATP synthase F0 subunit C translates to MDSLTIIAAVSIFTAGITIAIGGMMPSRGEGEALTKAIESVARQPEQANQIIRLFFIGAAVVESVAIYSLVIALIILFANPFIHLFTK, encoded by the coding sequence GTGGATTCATTAACAATTATTGCGGCAGTCTCAATATTTACAGCAGGCATAACAATAGCAATTGGTGGAATGATGCCATCAAGGGGAGAGGGTGAAGCCCTGACAAAGGCAATAGAATCAGTAGCAAGACAGCCTGAGCAGGCAAATCAGATTATAAGACTATTTTTTATAGGAGCTGCAGTTGTTGAATCTGTTGCTATTTATTCACTGGTCATTGCATTGATAATACTTTTTGCAAATCCATTTATACATCTTTTTACAAAATAG
- a CDS encoding F0F1 ATP synthase subunit A: protein MGVEKVFTKELMDFGYIQIWGIKLHLVLTDVVVTTWVAMAVVSVISFFLTRNLSVKSPSLRQILAETVIVAMAKQIRDFSQTPVFPFFSLIATMWIFVAFSNLIGMVPPFHTPTGNIAAVAGLSTITFFSIYYYGVRFHGIGYFKKFFEPVFILFPLNVIGEFGRILSLTFRLFGNMLGWDLIIAILVLLTGLLVPVPMMLFNIVGDIIQAYLFGVLTLAYIVAGLRVEEIDKKLSGIKEDWYEI from the coding sequence ATGGGGGTTGAAAAGGTATTTACAAAGGAGCTTATGGATTTTGGCTATATTCAAATTTGGGGGATAAAACTACACCTTGTCCTTACAGATGTTGTTGTTACAACATGGGTAGCTATGGCTGTTGTTTCTGTTATATCCTTTTTTCTCACGAGGAATCTGTCTGTTAAAAGCCCCTCCCTCAGGCAGATTCTGGCTGAGACTGTGATTGTTGCTATGGCAAAACAGATAAGGGATTTTTCCCAGACACCTGTTTTTCCATTTTTCTCTCTTATAGCAACAATGTGGATATTTGTTGCTTTTTCTAACCTTATAGGTATGGTTCCTCCTTTTCACACACCAACAGGCAATATAGCTGCAGTTGCTGGTCTTTCAACAATAACATTCTTTTCTATTTATTACTATGGAGTCAGATTTCATGGTATAGGATACTTTAAAAAATTTTTTGAACCTGTTTTTATACTTTTTCCACTGAATGTTATTGGAGAGTTTGGAAGGATTCTGTCTCTCACATTCAGACTTTTTGGAAATATGCTGGGATGGGACTTAATAATTGCGATACTTGTTCTTTTAACAGGTTTACTGGTTCCTGTTCCTATGATGCTTTTCAATATTGTCGGCGACATTATACAGGCATATCTTTTTGGCGTTCTCACACTTGCATATATAGTTGCAGGCTTGAGGGTAGAGGAGATAGATAAAAAATTATCAGGCATAAAAGAAGACTGGTATGAAATATAA
- a CDS encoding ATP synthase subunit I, with amino-acid sequence MKELEYIVSFLAGFLGGWLYFHHLYVMSYKAIMSKKKNTGFMFRFLPFVTLSVTVAYFFKEGIIIFLAGFYISRLTYTKLKVDFN; translated from the coding sequence ATGAAAGAATTAGAGTATATTGTTTCTTTCCTGGCAGGTTTTTTAGGAGGTTGGCTTTACTTTCATCATCTTTATGTTATGTCTTATAAAGCAATAATGAGTAAAAAGAAAAATACAGGCTTTATGTTTAGATTTTTGCCCTTTGTTACTCTATCAGTAACCGTTGCATACTTCTTTAAAGAAGGGATAATCATTTTTTTGGCTGGCTTTTATATTTCCCGGTTGACATACACAAAACTGAAGGTGGATTTTAATTAG
- a CDS encoding cation:proton antiporter produces the protein MEFIKEAGVLFEIGLILVVGYLFGNLANLFKLPRVSGYIAAGVLMSPSLLNIIDQDFLDKSSIITHASLSIITFLIGSSLAWEKVKKLGKTIAFITLGEAEIAFLFVILAMGMYLFFTGNLDIKMLIALSLVFGALASPTDPTATLAVIHEYRAKGVLTTTVLGVAALDDATGIINFVLGYSVATSLISGEELEILSVFKDISFQIGGAVFLGFFMGYLMHFLGRFAEERKEIVTVTVGILFLTFSIAHAVGVDELLSTMTTGITLVNVDRENEKFKEPLENYIEDVIFTAFFVVGSAFLNLKVLMQYLPMVAVFVASRFAGKFTGVYIGGHLSHAPEKVKKYLALSLFPQGGIVIGLALLAYQNPEFRDVGVILVNIVIGATAIHEFLGPVFSEIALKKAGEISKRV, from the coding sequence TTGGAGTTTATAAAGGAGGCGGGAGTTTTATTTGAGATAGGACTCATTTTAGTTGTTGGGTATCTTTTTGGGAATTTAGCAAATCTCTTTAAACTTCCAAGGGTAAGTGGTTACATTGCTGCTGGTGTACTGATGAGTCCTTCTTTGTTGAATATAATAGATCAGGATTTTCTCGATAAATCCAGCATAATAACACACGCTTCCCTATCTATAATAACATTCCTTATAGGTTCTTCCCTTGCGTGGGAGAAGGTTAAGAAGCTTGGAAAAACAATAGCTTTTATCACTTTAGGGGAAGCAGAGATTGCATTTTTGTTTGTTATTCTGGCAATGGGGATGTATCTGTTCTTTACAGGTAATCTTGATATTAAGATGCTTATAGCCCTTTCACTGGTTTTTGGTGCCCTTGCTTCTCCCACAGACCCTACTGCTACTCTTGCAGTGATCCACGAGTACAGAGCTAAAGGAGTTTTGACAACAACAGTTTTAGGTGTTGCTGCTTTAGATGATGCCACAGGTATTATAAATTTTGTTCTTGGTTACTCTGTAGCTACTTCACTTATATCTGGTGAAGAGCTGGAAATTCTCTCTGTATTTAAGGATATATCTTTCCAGATTGGCGGGGCTGTTTTTCTTGGTTTTTTTATGGGGTATCTGATGCATTTTTTAGGCAGATTTGCAGAGGAGAGAAAAGAGATTGTTACTGTCACTGTTGGAATTCTTTTCCTGACATTTTCAATTGCTCATGCCGTTGGTGTGGATGAACTTCTATCAACGATGACAACAGGAATAACTCTCGTTAATGTTGACAGAGAAAATGAAAAGTTTAAAGAACCTTTAGAGAACTATATCGAAGATGTTATATTCACAGCATTTTTTGTTGTTGGTTCTGCATTTCTTAATCTGAAAGTTCTGATGCAGTACCTTCCTATGGTTGCTGTATTTGTAGCATCAAGATTTGCTGGAAAGTTTACAGGTGTTTATATTGGAGGGCATCTTTCCCATGCTCCAGAAAAAGTAAAAAAGTACCTTGCATTATCCCTTTTCCCTCAGGGAGGTATTGTTATTGGTCTCGCACTTCTTGCATATCAAAATCCAGAGTTCAGGGATGTTGGTGTTATACTTGTTAATATAGTTATAGGAGCTACAGCTATACATGAGTTTCTGGGACCTGTTTTCTCTGAGATTGCACTTAAAAAGGCTGGAGAGATAAGTAAAAGGGTATGA